A part of Lacibacter sp. H407 genomic DNA contains:
- the gatB gene encoding Asp-tRNA(Asn)/Glu-tRNA(Gln) amidotransferase subunit GatB: protein MSNYSDKYEAVIGLEVHAQLLTKSKLFCGDSAGFGAEPNRHVSPVTLAHPGTLPKLNKEAIELAVRMGLACNCEIEQKNYFARKHYFYPDLPKGYQLSQHTTPVCKGGFVKIKTNEVERTIQLNRIHMEEDAGKSMHDQHDLYSVVDYNRAGVPLIEIVTEPDLHSGDEAAAYVTEIRKLVRTLNVCDGNMEEGSLRCDANISIRLKGEQKLGTKVEIKNLNSIRFLKKAVDHEVMRMIDMKEKGEPIVQQTRGFNPDTETTFAIRTKEDADDYRYMADPDLPPFIITDEFISHVKASLPELGEQKKQRFITQYALPEYDAALLSEEKETADYFEETATHTSSFKQIANWLLGPVKSVLNEEGKEINQLAFRPQQLADIIQLVESGKVSYTMATQKLFPAMLVHQETSALELAEQLNLIQERNEDALQQLIEEVLSNMPEKVTEYKKGKKGLIGLFVGEVMKKSKGKADPKLLNQLVIEKLAN, encoded by the coding sequence ATGTCGAATTACAGCGATAAATACGAAGCAGTCATTGGATTGGAAGTACATGCACAATTGCTAACGAAGAGCAAATTGTTTTGTGGCGATAGTGCAGGTTTTGGTGCAGAACCAAACAGGCATGTGAGTCCGGTTACTTTGGCACATCCCGGCACATTACCTAAGTTGAATAAAGAAGCGATTGAATTAGCAGTGCGGATGGGCCTTGCTTGTAACTGTGAAATTGAACAGAAGAATTATTTTGCCCGCAAGCATTATTTCTATCCAGACTTACCGAAAGGATATCAACTGTCGCAACACACTACGCCTGTTTGCAAAGGCGGTTTTGTAAAGATCAAAACAAACGAAGTTGAACGCACCATTCAACTCAACCGCATCCACATGGAAGAAGATGCGGGCAAGAGCATGCACGATCAACACGATCTGTATTCAGTTGTTGATTACAACCGTGCGGGTGTTCCGTTAATTGAAATTGTAACAGAGCCCGATCTGCATAGTGGTGATGAAGCGGCGGCTTATGTAACAGAAATACGAAAACTCGTTCGTACGCTAAACGTGTGTGATGGTAATATGGAAGAAGGAAGTTTGCGTTGCGATGCAAATATTTCCATTCGTTTGAAAGGTGAACAAAAGCTGGGAACAAAAGTGGAGATCAAAAATCTCAACTCCATCCGTTTCCTGAAAAAAGCAGTGGATCATGAAGTGATGCGGATGATTGACATGAAAGAAAAAGGTGAACCGATTGTTCAACAAACAAGAGGATTCAATCCGGATACAGAAACAACATTTGCGATTCGCACCAAAGAAGATGCGGATGATTATCGCTACATGGCTGATCCGGATCTGCCGCCGTTCATTATTACGGATGAATTCATCAGCCATGTAAAAGCTTCGTTACCTGAATTGGGCGAACAAAAAAAGCAACGCTTTATTACACAATATGCATTGCCTGAATATGATGCTGCTTTGTTGAGTGAAGAAAAAGAAACGGCTGATTATTTTGAAGAAACAGCTACACATACTTCATCATTCAAACAAATTGCCAACTGGTTGTTAGGTCCGGTGAAATCAGTTTTGAATGAGGAAGGAAAAGAAATTAATCAGCTTGCATTTCGTCCGCAACAACTGGCAGACATTATTCAGTTGGTTGAAAGTGGGAAAGTTAGTTACACAATGGCTACACAGAAATTATTTCCTGCAATGCTTGTTCATCAAGAAACTTCTGCATTAGAGTTGGCAGAACAGTTGAATCTGATACAGGAACGTAATGAAGATGCATTACAACAATTGATTGAAGAAGTGTTAAGCAATATGCCGGAGAAAGTAACCGAATATAAAAAAGGAAAAAAGGGATTGATTGGTTTATTTGTAGGAGAGGTGATGAAGAAATCGAAAGGGAAAGCCGATCCGAAACTGCTGAATCAATTAGTCATTGAAAAATTAGCGAACTAA
- a CDS encoding PDZ domain-containing protein: protein MKRISVFVFAFVAVTQLLTLSASAQEKKEKREKEEKKEQIIIRKKGDKTEKTTIVIEGDKVTVNGKPVEKGDKDVIIHRFDGDDEFVFRSPKVRVTAPRMYRSGPGGWNQFNSEDFMRDFDVQWKSGPLLGVVTDENEKGAIIEEVQKETAAEKAGLQKGDIITKVGDQKITSPNSLSEAIRSKKPNDEVDITYLRDGKEKKVKAKLGESKGADGMGTFNLRMPDMHFGEGQFNFEHLQPRLHGLQNEVFMYQNRPKFGATIQDTEEGNGVKVLEVDEDSPSAKSGLQKDDVITEVDGKAVKNVAEARAALRGNNEKNLWNVKVLRGGKTVNIEVKIPKKLNKADL from the coding sequence ATGAAACGTATTTCAGTGTTTGTTTTCGCATTTGTAGCCGTTACCCAGTTGCTTACCCTTTCTGCATCGGCTCAGGAAAAAAAAGAAAAAAGGGAAAAAGAAGAAAAAAAGGAACAGATCATCATTCGTAAGAAAGGTGATAAAACCGAAAAGACCACAATCGTAATTGAAGGCGATAAAGTAACTGTAAATGGAAAGCCTGTCGAAAAAGGCGATAAAGATGTGATCATCCATCGTTTTGATGGCGATGATGAGTTTGTGTTCCGTTCACCAAAAGTTCGGGTTACAGCACCCCGCATGTACCGCAGCGGACCTGGTGGCTGGAACCAGTTCAACAGTGAAGATTTTATGAGGGACTTTGACGTTCAGTGGAAAAGCGGTCCACTATTAGGCGTTGTTACCGACGAAAATGAAAAAGGTGCCATCATTGAAGAAGTACAAAAGGAAACTGCTGCAGAAAAAGCAGGGTTACAAAAAGGCGATATTATTACCAAAGTAGGCGATCAGAAAATCACTTCTCCTAATTCACTGAGCGAAGCAATTCGCAGCAAAAAGCCAAACGACGAAGTTGACATTACCTATTTGCGTGATGGAAAAGAAAAGAAAGTAAAAGCAAAATTGGGCGAAAGTAAAGGTGCCGATGGAATGGGGACTTTCAACTTAAGGATGCCCGATATGCATTTTGGAGAGGGTCAGTTCAACTTCGAACATCTGCAACCCCGCTTGCATGGTTTGCAAAATGAAGTATTCATGTATCAGAATCGCCCCAAATTCGGAGCTACGATTCAGGATACTGAAGAAGGAAATGGCGTGAAAGTATTGGAAGTAGATGAAGATTCTCCTTCAGCAAAAAGTGGCTTACAAAAAGATGATGTGATCACTGAAGTTGATGGCAAGGCTGTAAAAAATGTAGCTGAAGCACGTGCCGCTTTACGTGGTAATAATGAGAAGAACCTCTGGAATGTGAAAGTATTACGTGGCGGAAAAACAGTGAATATTGAAGTAAAGATTCCAAAGAAACTCAATAAAGCTGATCTGTAA
- the alaS gene encoding alanine--tRNA ligase, whose protein sequence is MLTAAEIRQKYLDFFASKQHQIVPSAPIVVKNDPTLLFTNAGMNQFKDYFLGNRKPEHSRVADTQKCLRVSGKHNDLEEVGVDTYHHTMFEMLGNWSFGDYFKKEAIAWSWELLADVYGIPKDRLYVTVFEGDAKENIPKDEEAWNEWKKVIAEDRILLGNKKDNFWEMGDTGPCGPCTEIHVDCRADDERKLVDGKTLVNNDHPQVIEIWNNVFIQFNRLKDGSLEPLPAKHVDTGMGFERLTRVLQNKQSNYDTDIFTGTIAAVENIVSKKYTAGDDKESVAFRVLADHIRAICFTIADGQLPSNTGAGYVIRRILRRAVRYYYSYLGYKQPLLHQLVPVLATQFEKVFPELKAQESFVQKVVKEEEDAFLRTLEKGLKRIDDMITDAKGATIGGKAAFELFDTYGFPIDLTRLIAIENNLTIDEKGFEAALNEQKERSRAATTIDTEDWVDVVPNNGIEFVGYTTTEAESKVVKYRKVNIKGKAACQIVLDKTPFYAESGGQVGDTGVLSFDGEEVIVTDTKKENDLIIHFIDQLPVNISALVSAKVDAERRKKITVHHSATHLMHAALRAVLGTHVAQKGSLVNDEYLRFDFSHFAKMTDEEIAKVEALVNEKIRANIPVVIKEMPKEEAIAFGATALFGEKYADVVRVVIMDENYSIELCGGTHVGSTGELGLFKITSEGAVAAGVRRIEAVTGFAAEQFVNNEFGTIRVIRDLFKNPKDLSKSIENLQVENSELKKKLEKLEARQLIVLRNELLQKDEIINGVTFIGDIVEVSNADALKKICFDLKTNLNDYVAVLCANIDGKPFVAVGISDTVATAKNLDAGKIIKEHIAPLIKGGGGGQKTLATAGGQDASNLQQVIEKVKGLL, encoded by the coding sequence ATGTTGACTGCAGCCGAAATACGACAGAAATACTTAGACTTTTTTGCTTCCAAACAGCACCAAATCGTTCCCTCGGCACCGATAGTGGTGAAGAACGATCCTACATTATTGTTTACCAATGCGGGTATGAATCAGTTCAAAGATTATTTTCTCGGCAACCGTAAGCCGGAGCATTCCCGTGTGGCCGATACACAAAAATGTTTGCGTGTGAGCGGCAAGCATAACGACCTCGAAGAAGTGGGTGTTGACACCTACCACCATACCATGTTTGAAATGCTGGGCAACTGGAGCTTTGGTGATTATTTTAAGAAAGAAGCGATTGCCTGGAGCTGGGAATTGCTGGCTGATGTGTATGGTATTCCGAAAGATCGTTTATACGTAACCGTATTTGAAGGCGATGCAAAAGAGAATATTCCCAAAGATGAAGAAGCATGGAATGAATGGAAGAAGGTGATTGCTGAAGACCGGATTTTGTTAGGAAATAAGAAAGATAATTTCTGGGAGATGGGTGATACAGGACCATGTGGACCTTGTACAGAAATTCATGTTGATTGCAGAGCCGATGACGAACGCAAACTGGTTGATGGGAAAACGTTGGTGAATAATGATCATCCGCAAGTGATTGAAATCTGGAACAATGTATTTATCCAGTTCAATCGGTTGAAAGATGGATCACTGGAACCATTGCCAGCGAAGCATGTAGATACAGGTATGGGCTTCGAACGTTTAACCCGTGTATTACAAAACAAACAAAGCAACTACGATACAGATATTTTCACAGGCACTATTGCTGCCGTTGAAAATATCGTCAGCAAAAAATATACAGCGGGTGATGATAAGGAAAGCGTTGCGTTTCGTGTGCTGGCCGATCATATCCGTGCTATCTGCTTTACCATTGCTGATGGACAATTACCAAGCAATACCGGAGCAGGTTATGTTATCCGCAGAATTTTAAGGAGGGCAGTTCGTTACTACTATTCGTATCTCGGGTATAAACAACCGTTATTACATCAACTCGTTCCTGTATTGGCAACGCAGTTCGAAAAAGTATTTCCTGAATTAAAAGCACAGGAAAGTTTTGTACAGAAAGTGGTGAAGGAAGAAGAAGATGCATTCTTGCGAACACTCGAAAAGGGATTGAAGCGCATTGATGATATGATCACTGATGCAAAGGGTGCAACCATTGGTGGAAAAGCAGCATTCGAATTATTTGATACCTATGGTTTCCCGATCGATCTTACACGATTGATTGCGATTGAAAATAACCTGACCATTGATGAGAAAGGTTTTGAAGCTGCATTGAATGAGCAGAAAGAAAGAAGCCGTGCGGCAACAACGATTGATACAGAAGATTGGGTTGATGTTGTTCCAAATAATGGAATTGAATTTGTTGGTTACACAACAACAGAAGCAGAAAGCAAAGTGGTAAAATACCGTAAGGTAAATATCAAAGGAAAAGCAGCTTGTCAAATTGTGTTAGATAAAACACCTTTCTATGCAGAGAGTGGTGGACAAGTGGGTGATACAGGTGTATTGAGTTTTGATGGGGAAGAAGTAATTGTAACAGATACAAAAAAGGAAAACGATCTCATTATACATTTCATTGATCAGTTGCCCGTAAATATTTCTGCACTCGTGTCTGCAAAAGTTGATGCCGAGCGCAGAAAGAAAATAACAGTACATCATTCAGCTACACATTTAATGCATGCCGCTTTACGTGCTGTATTGGGCACACATGTAGCACAGAAGGGAAGTTTGGTGAATGATGAATATCTGCGTTTTGATTTTTCGCACTTTGCAAAAATGACGGATGAAGAGATTGCAAAGGTTGAAGCATTGGTGAATGAAAAGATCAGAGCAAATATTCCAGTTGTGATAAAAGAAATGCCAAAGGAAGAGGCCATTGCATTTGGTGCTACCGCTTTGTTTGGTGAAAAATATGCAGATGTAGTGCGTGTGGTAATTATGGATGAAAACTATTCGATTGAATTATGCGGTGGTACACATGTGGGTTCAACAGGTGAATTAGGGTTGTTTAAAATAACATCAGAAGGAGCTGTTGCCGCAGGTGTAAGAAGAATAGAAGCTGTTACCGGTTTTGCTGCTGAGCAATTTGTAAATAATGAGTTCGGAACTATCCGTGTAATTCGTGATTTGTTCAAGAACCCAAAAGACCTCAGCAAGTCAATTGAAAATCTGCAAGTAGAGAACAGTGAACTGAAAAAGAAACTGGAAAAACTGGAAGCACGTCAACTTATAGTATTGCGGAATGAACTCTTGCAGAAAGATGAGATCATCAACGGAGTTACATTCATCGGCGATATTGTTGAAGTAAGTAATGCTGATGCATTGAAGAAGATCTGTTTCGATCTCAAAACAAATCTCAACGATTATGTGGCTGTGCTTTGTGCCAACATCGACGGTAAACCATTTGTTGCAGTCGGCATAAGCGATACGGTTGCTACGGCAAAAAATCTGGATGCAGGTAAGATCATTAAAGAACATATTGCACCACTCATCAAAGGCGGCGGCGGCGGACAAAAAACACTGGCAACAGCCGGTGGACAAGATGCCAGCAATTTGCAACAGGTAATTGAAAAAGTGAAAGGATTATTATAG
- a CDS encoding M23 family metallopeptidase: MKKVKYFYNTNTLRYEKLVTPLRVKLLRVFSFLASVAVAGFLFMQISYRYFPSANEKKLINENNRIKDSYTILSEEIKRMNQELREIEKRDNQVYRSIFEASPLPDSARAKMMEKQAEDRMIARLSEDELNTSILQQINTLRNRIYAQNTSFTAIEGMVKNKEALLAATPAIQPVSNKELSRLASGFGYRIDPVYKTTKFHAGLDFAAPQGTPIYATADGVVKVAGNLGNGFGNHVVINHGYGYETLYGHMVRIKARNGQRIRRGEVIGWVGSTGKSTGPHLHYEVHKNGRDLDPIYFFYNDLTPEQFDRMLKIAATGNQSFD; this comes from the coding sequence ATGAAGAAAGTAAAGTATTTCTACAATACCAATACGCTCCGGTACGAGAAACTGGTGACGCCCCTGCGGGTAAAACTGCTGCGGGTGTTTAGTTTTTTGGCGTCGGTGGCGGTGGCCGGCTTCCTGTTCATGCAAATTTCCTATCGGTATTTCCCTTCTGCGAATGAGAAAAAACTCATCAATGAAAATAACCGGATCAAGGACAGTTATACTATTTTGAGCGAAGAGATCAAACGGATGAATCAGGAACTTCGTGAAATTGAGAAACGTGATAACCAGGTGTATCGTTCCATTTTTGAAGCCAGTCCGTTACCGGATAGTGCCCGTGCAAAGATGATGGAAAAGCAAGCCGAAGACCGAATGATTGCCAGGCTGAGTGAGGATGAATTAAATACTTCCATCCTGCAACAGATCAATACACTTCGCAACAGGATCTACGCACAAAATACTTCCTTTACTGCTATTGAAGGCATGGTAAAAAATAAAGAAGCGTTATTGGCTGCTACGCCGGCCATTCAACCCGTAAGTAATAAAGAATTATCAAGACTGGCCTCCGGCTTTGGTTATCGGATCGATCCGGTTTACAAAACCACCAAATTTCATGCAGGTCTTGATTTTGCTGCACCACAAGGCACACCAATTTATGCAACGGCTGATGGTGTGGTAAAAGTGGCAGGCAACCTCGGTAATGGTTTTGGCAATCATGTGGTAATTAATCATGGCTATGGATACGAAACATTATACGGACATATGGTACGTATTAAAGCAAGAAACGGCCAACGCATCCGTCGTGGTGAAGTGATTGGCTGGGTAGGAAGCACCGGAAAAAGTACAGGTCCGCATTTGCATTACGAAGTACACAAGAACGGACGGGATCTTGACCCGATCTATTTTTTCTATAATGATCT